Proteins encoded within one genomic window of Ranitomeya variabilis isolate aRanVar5 chromosome 4, aRanVar5.hap1, whole genome shotgun sequence:
- the LOC143767446 gene encoding uncharacterized protein LOC143767446 isoform X1, which yields MWCAALRVEVSTILDPLSGDLPYNRIFLIDPSRMERDKMADRMLHLALEILFWLTGEDYILVKTSNERCQSPVSEGWERPLSPITGPQPHSLMHDDINDQKILELIYKMIELLTGEVPIRCQDVAIYFSMEEWEYLEGHKDLYKDIMMEFPQPLTSPVPSSKRTTPEICFRPLLPQDCKQEDLDVPLDHQDEDLTHDNTIETYVIGDEWCKQEIPTYDYPGEYIRSPKRRVRSSYFKLFDEEITQDEEHVSILDLPSALQSEDLSSDPFQQVLSPDSLQKNKNNRKNVEHKRSPKEENPCLQSGKNSEDALNLVKPEKSRTKAKGFPCPECGKCFTTKARLVIHEKYHKVGQPYSCSTCGARFSRYWNLNRHERCHKGVKPFLCLQCRKCFTTNSELFMHQRMHNVEKPYSCSTCGLNFKDYWHLVTHERTHTGVKPFACSECDKCFTRKADLVTHQRIHTGEKPFLCTECGKCFNQKAHLAKHLRCHTGEKPYSCSECGKSFTTNTKLIRHERVHKLKKPYSCSTCGAYFNHLFNLMRHEGSHTGVKPFACSECEKCFARKADLVGHQRIHTGEKPFLCTECGKCYSQKSHLVKHLRSHTGEKPYPSYPCSECGKRFSKKSILISHQRSHTGEKPFLCSDCGRRFSQNSHLTAHQKFHAGDKPYYCLECGKKFKLKSDFVTHLQFAHGISCFDAQNLESVLTKKSGCATPHRFSRESHLVDHNYIQTGNTSY from the exons GTCTCTACGAtattggatcctctcagtggagatcttccatATAACagaattttcctgattgacccGTCAAGGATGgaaagggacaagatggcggatcgGATGTTACACCtcgccctagagatcctcttctggcttactggagag GATTACATATTAGTGAAGACCTCTAATGAGCGGTGTCagtcccctgtgtctgagggatgggaaagacctctgagcccaatcacggggcctcaacCTCACAGCCTGATGCATgatgacatcaatgaccagaagatcctagaactcatttacaagatgattgagctgctgactggagag gttcctataaggtgtcaggatgtcgccatctatttctccatggaggagtgggagtatttagaaggacacaaagatctgtacaaggacatcatgatggagtttccccagcccctcacatcaccag ttccatccagtaagaggacaacaccagagatatgtttccgtcctcttcttccacaggactgtaaacaagaagatcttgatgttcctttggatcatcag GATGAAGATCTGACCCATGATAATACTATAGAGACCTATGTGattggtgatgagtggtgtaaacaggagattcctacatatgactacccag GTGAATATATCAGAAGCCCAAAGAGACGTGTGAGATCTTCTTATTTTAAATTATTTGATGAAGAGATCACACAAGATGAAGAGCATGTCAGTATCCTAGATCTACCATCAGCCCTTCAGAGCGAAGATTTATCATCTGACCCTTTTCAACAGGTCCTATCTCCTGATtcattacagaaaaataaaaataacagaaagAATGTTGAACATAAAAGATCTCCGAAAGAGGAGAATCCATGTTTACAAAGTGGGAAGAATTCTGAAGATGCATTAAATCTTGTTAAACCTGAAAAAAGTCGCACAAAAGCAAAGGGCTTTCCAtgcccagaatgtgggaaatgttttacaactaAAGCAAGACTTGTCATACATGAGAAATATCACAAAGTGGGGCAACCTTATTCATGTTCTACTTGTGGAGCACGTTTTAGCCGTTACTGGAATCTAAATAGGCATGAGAGATGTCACAAAGGAGTGAAACCATTTTTATGTTTacaatgtaggaaatgttttacgaCTAATTCAGAACTTTTTATGCATCAGAGAATGCACAATGtggagaagccttattcatgttctACATGTGGACTAAATTTTAAGGATTACTGGCATCTGGTTACACatgaaagaactcacacaggagtgaagccatTTGCATGTTCAGAGTGTGATAAATGTTTTACACGGAAGGCAGACCTTGTAactcatcagagaattcacacaggagagaaaccattcttatgcacagaatgtgggaaatgttttaatcagaaagcaCATCTTGCTAAGCATCTCAgatgtcacacaggagagaagccatattcatgctcagaatgtgggaaatcttttacaaCTAATACAAAACTTATTAGACATGAGAGGGTTCACAAGTtgaagaagccatattcatgttctacATGTGGAGCATACTTCAACCATTTATTTAATCTCATGAGACATGAGGGAAGTCACACAGGCGTGAAGCCAtttgcatgttcagaatgtgagaaatgttttgcacGGAAGGCAGATCTTGTaggtcatcagagaattcacacaggagagaagccattcttatgcacagaatgtgggaaatgttatagtcagaaatcacatcttgttaagcatctgagaagtcacacaggagagaagccatatccaTCATatccatgctcagaatgtgggaaacgtttttcTAAGAAATCAATTCTTATTAGCCATCAAAgatctcatacaggggagaagccatttttgtgTTCAGATTGTGGCAGACGTTTTTCTCAGAATTCACATCTTACTGCCCATCAAAAATTTCATGCAGGGGATAAACCTTATTactgtttggaatgtgggaaaaaatTTAAACTGAAGTCAGACTTTGTTACCCATCTGCAATTCGCACATGGTATAAGCTGCTTTGATGCTCAGAATTTGGAAAGTGTTTTAACAAAAAAATCAGGTTGTGCTACACCTCACCGCTTTTCTAGGGAATCACATCTTGTTGACCATAACTATATTCAAACAGGGAACACCTCATATTAA
- the LOC143767446 gene encoding uncharacterized protein LOC143767446 isoform X2, which translates to MWCAALQVEVSTILDPLSGDLPYNRIFLIDPSRMERDKMADRMLHLALEILFWLTGEDYILVKTSNERCQSPVSEGWERPLSPITGPQPHSLMHDDINDQKILELIYKMIELLTGEVPIRCQDVAIYFSMEEWEYLEGHKDLYKDIMMEFPQPLTSPVPSSKRTTPEICFRPLLPQDCKQEDLDVPLDHQDEDLTHDNTIETYVIGDEWCKQEIPTYDYPGEYIRSPKRRVRSSYFKLFDEEITQDEEHVSILDLPSALQSEDLSSDPFQQVLSPDSLQKNKNNRKNVEHKRSPKEENPCLQSGKNSEDALNLVKPEKSRTKAKGFPCPECGKCFTTKARLVIHEKYHKVGQPYSCSTCGARFSRYWNLNRHERCHKGVKPFLCLQCRKCFTTNSELFMHQRMHNVEKPYSCSTCGLNFKDYWHLVTHERTHTGVKPFACSECDKCFTRKADLVTHQRIHTGEKPFLCTECGKCFNQKAHLAKHLRCHTGEKPYSCSECGKSFTTNTKLIRHERVHKLKKPYSCSTCGAYFNHLFNLMRHEGSHTGVKPFACSECEKCFARKADLVGHQRIHTGEKPFLCTECGKCYSQKSHLVKHLRSHTGEKPYPSYPCSECGKRFSKKSILISHQRSHTGEKPFLCSDCGRRFSQNSHLTAHQKFHAGDKPYYCLECGKKFKLKSDFVTHLQFAHGISCFDAQNLESVLTKKSGCATPHRFSRESHLVDHNYIQTGNTSY; encoded by the exons GTCTCTACGAtattggatcctctcagtggagatcttccatATAACagaattttcctgattgacccGTCAAGGATGgaaagggacaagatggcggatcgGATGTTACACCtcgccctagagatcctcttctggcttactggagag GATTACATATTAGTGAAGACCTCTAATGAGCGGTGTCagtcccctgtgtctgagggatgggaaagacctctgagcccaatcacggggcctcaacCTCACAGCCTGATGCATgatgacatcaatgaccagaagatcctagaactcatttacaagatgattgagctgctgactggagag gttcctataaggtgtcaggatgtcgccatctatttctccatggaggagtgggagtatttagaaggacacaaagatctgtacaaggacatcatgatggagtttccccagcccctcacatcaccag ttccatccagtaagaggacaacaccagagatatgtttccgtcctcttcttccacaggactgtaaacaagaagatcttgatgttcctttggatcatcag GATGAAGATCTGACCCATGATAATACTATAGAGACCTATGTGattggtgatgagtggtgtaaacaggagattcctacatatgactacccag GTGAATATATCAGAAGCCCAAAGAGACGTGTGAGATCTTCTTATTTTAAATTATTTGATGAAGAGATCACACAAGATGAAGAGCATGTCAGTATCCTAGATCTACCATCAGCCCTTCAGAGCGAAGATTTATCATCTGACCCTTTTCAACAGGTCCTATCTCCTGATtcattacagaaaaataaaaataacagaaagAATGTTGAACATAAAAGATCTCCGAAAGAGGAGAATCCATGTTTACAAAGTGGGAAGAATTCTGAAGATGCATTAAATCTTGTTAAACCTGAAAAAAGTCGCACAAAAGCAAAGGGCTTTCCAtgcccagaatgtgggaaatgttttacaactaAAGCAAGACTTGTCATACATGAGAAATATCACAAAGTGGGGCAACCTTATTCATGTTCTACTTGTGGAGCACGTTTTAGCCGTTACTGGAATCTAAATAGGCATGAGAGATGTCACAAAGGAGTGAAACCATTTTTATGTTTacaatgtaggaaatgttttacgaCTAATTCAGAACTTTTTATGCATCAGAGAATGCACAATGtggagaagccttattcatgttctACATGTGGACTAAATTTTAAGGATTACTGGCATCTGGTTACACatgaaagaactcacacaggagtgaagccatTTGCATGTTCAGAGTGTGATAAATGTTTTACACGGAAGGCAGACCTTGTAactcatcagagaattcacacaggagagaaaccattcttatgcacagaatgtgggaaatgttttaatcagaaagcaCATCTTGCTAAGCATCTCAgatgtcacacaggagagaagccatattcatgctcagaatgtgggaaatcttttacaaCTAATACAAAACTTATTAGACATGAGAGGGTTCACAAGTtgaagaagccatattcatgttctacATGTGGAGCATACTTCAACCATTTATTTAATCTCATGAGACATGAGGGAAGTCACACAGGCGTGAAGCCAtttgcatgttcagaatgtgagaaatgttttgcacGGAAGGCAGATCTTGTaggtcatcagagaattcacacaggagagaagccattcttatgcacagaatgtgggaaatgttatagtcagaaatcacatcttgttaagcatctgagaagtcacacaggagagaagccatatccaTCATatccatgctcagaatgtgggaaacgtttttcTAAGAAATCAATTCTTATTAGCCATCAAAgatctcatacaggggagaagccatttttgtgTTCAGATTGTGGCAGACGTTTTTCTCAGAATTCACATCTTACTGCCCATCAAAAATTTCATGCAGGGGATAAACCTTATTactgtttggaatgtgggaaaaaatTTAAACTGAAGTCAGACTTTGTTACCCATCTGCAATTCGCACATGGTATAAGCTGCTTTGATGCTCAGAATTTGGAAAGTGTTTTAACAAAAAAATCAGGTTGTGCTACACCTCACCGCTTTTCTAGGGAATCACATCTTGTTGACCATAACTATATTCAAACAGGGAACACCTCATATTAA
- the LOC143767446 gene encoding uncharacterized protein LOC143767446 isoform X3, whose protein sequence is MERDKMADRMLHLALEILFWLTGEDYILVKTSNERCQSPVSEGWERPLSPITGPQPHSLMHDDINDQKILELIYKMIELLTGEVPIRCQDVAIYFSMEEWEYLEGHKDLYKDIMMEFPQPLTSPVPSSKRTTPEICFRPLLPQDCKQEDLDVPLDHQDEDLTHDNTIETYVIGDEWCKQEIPTYDYPGEYIRSPKRRVRSSYFKLFDEEITQDEEHVSILDLPSALQSEDLSSDPFQQVLSPDSLQKNKNNRKNVEHKRSPKEENPCLQSGKNSEDALNLVKPEKSRTKAKGFPCPECGKCFTTKARLVIHEKYHKVGQPYSCSTCGARFSRYWNLNRHERCHKGVKPFLCLQCRKCFTTNSELFMHQRMHNVEKPYSCSTCGLNFKDYWHLVTHERTHTGVKPFACSECDKCFTRKADLVTHQRIHTGEKPFLCTECGKCFNQKAHLAKHLRCHTGEKPYSCSECGKSFTTNTKLIRHERVHKLKKPYSCSTCGAYFNHLFNLMRHEGSHTGVKPFACSECEKCFARKADLVGHQRIHTGEKPFLCTECGKCYSQKSHLVKHLRSHTGEKPYPSYPCSECGKRFSKKSILISHQRSHTGEKPFLCSDCGRRFSQNSHLTAHQKFHAGDKPYYCLECGKKFKLKSDFVTHLQFAHGISCFDAQNLESVLTKKSGCATPHRFSRESHLVDHNYIQTGNTSY, encoded by the exons ATGgaaagggacaagatggcggatcgGATGTTACACCtcgccctagagatcctcttctggcttactggagag GATTACATATTAGTGAAGACCTCTAATGAGCGGTGTCagtcccctgtgtctgagggatgggaaagacctctgagcccaatcacggggcctcaacCTCACAGCCTGATGCATgatgacatcaatgaccagaagatcctagaactcatttacaagatgattgagctgctgactggagag gttcctataaggtgtcaggatgtcgccatctatttctccatggaggagtgggagtatttagaaggacacaaagatctgtacaaggacatcatgatggagtttccccagcccctcacatcaccag ttccatccagtaagaggacaacaccagagatatgtttccgtcctcttcttccacaggactgtaaacaagaagatcttgatgttcctttggatcatcag GATGAAGATCTGACCCATGATAATACTATAGAGACCTATGTGattggtgatgagtggtgtaaacaggagattcctacatatgactacccag GTGAATATATCAGAAGCCCAAAGAGACGTGTGAGATCTTCTTATTTTAAATTATTTGATGAAGAGATCACACAAGATGAAGAGCATGTCAGTATCCTAGATCTACCATCAGCCCTTCAGAGCGAAGATTTATCATCTGACCCTTTTCAACAGGTCCTATCTCCTGATtcattacagaaaaataaaaataacagaaagAATGTTGAACATAAAAGATCTCCGAAAGAGGAGAATCCATGTTTACAAAGTGGGAAGAATTCTGAAGATGCATTAAATCTTGTTAAACCTGAAAAAAGTCGCACAAAAGCAAAGGGCTTTCCAtgcccagaatgtgggaaatgttttacaactaAAGCAAGACTTGTCATACATGAGAAATATCACAAAGTGGGGCAACCTTATTCATGTTCTACTTGTGGAGCACGTTTTAGCCGTTACTGGAATCTAAATAGGCATGAGAGATGTCACAAAGGAGTGAAACCATTTTTATGTTTacaatgtaggaaatgttttacgaCTAATTCAGAACTTTTTATGCATCAGAGAATGCACAATGtggagaagccttattcatgttctACATGTGGACTAAATTTTAAGGATTACTGGCATCTGGTTACACatgaaagaactcacacaggagtgaagccatTTGCATGTTCAGAGTGTGATAAATGTTTTACACGGAAGGCAGACCTTGTAactcatcagagaattcacacaggagagaaaccattcttatgcacagaatgtgggaaatgttttaatcagaaagcaCATCTTGCTAAGCATCTCAgatgtcacacaggagagaagccatattcatgctcagaatgtgggaaatcttttacaaCTAATACAAAACTTATTAGACATGAGAGGGTTCACAAGTtgaagaagccatattcatgttctacATGTGGAGCATACTTCAACCATTTATTTAATCTCATGAGACATGAGGGAAGTCACACAGGCGTGAAGCCAtttgcatgttcagaatgtgagaaatgttttgcacGGAAGGCAGATCTTGTaggtcatcagagaattcacacaggagagaagccattcttatgcacagaatgtgggaaatgttatagtcagaaatcacatcttgttaagcatctgagaagtcacacaggagagaagccatatccaTCATatccatgctcagaatgtgggaaacgtttttcTAAGAAATCAATTCTTATTAGCCATCAAAgatctcatacaggggagaagccatttttgtgTTCAGATTGTGGCAGACGTTTTTCTCAGAATTCACATCTTACTGCCCATCAAAAATTTCATGCAGGGGATAAACCTTATTactgtttggaatgtgggaaaaaatTTAAACTGAAGTCAGACTTTGTTACCCATCTGCAATTCGCACATGGTATAAGCTGCTTTGATGCTCAGAATTTGGAAAGTGTTTTAACAAAAAAATCAGGTTGTGCTACACCTCACCGCTTTTCTAGGGAATCACATCTTGTTGACCATAACTATATTCAAACAGGGAACACCTCATATTAA